Below is a window of Deltaproteobacteria bacterium DNA.
AAAGATCGGTGTGCTTGCTGCCCCAGTTGTGGTTCTGGCTTCCTATCCAGTCTTTCACCGCTATTTCCTTGCCGTTTACCGCAAGAATGCCGGAAAAGGAGGCGAAGGGCCTGCCCACAAGGGCCTTCGCCTTTGGAAAGCCGCCCTTGTAGAGGTTTAGGGGCAGAAGGAAAAGGGGCGGCTCGCTTCCGGTATAGCCAAGGTTCCACTCGATTATGTTTGCGCCTGCGGTGGCGCGGCCCCGGAGCTTTTCTGCGTTCAGCTTGGCCCCCGGCATGGTCACAAGGAACTCGTCCTTTGAAAAGGAGCACTGGCTGAGCTGATGCTCGTCCTTCACCGCCACGTGCTGGCCGGTCTCGCCGTTGAAATACATGCCCCATATCTCGCCCAGGGCTTTGTCAGGTGCGCCGTCCGGGGTGAAGATGGTGTAGCGGATCCAGAAGGCCAGGGGCCTTTTGGGGTGGTTGGCCCTTAGGAAATAAGACTCGTAATGGCCTTTGACCTGCCCCGGAGTGTAGCGCGCCAGGTTGGCCCCGGCAATGGCGGACTCTAATTCATCCATTTGGCTTGTCTCCCCGATGTCCCGGCGGTTCTTGGACGAGCTTCGACTTTAAAGCCCCCAAAGGGGCCTTCCGATTTAATAAATGTGGACCCACATTATAACGTAACTTAAGCCGATGCAAGGGGTTTGCCACACCTTAACAGCCTGTCTAAAAACGCGAATTGCTGTGTCGTGCTTCAAAGCCAATTCCGCCACGTACATTAAGTACGCTTGCTCATTGGCTTTTCGCACTCCTTGCACTTCATCGTTTTTAACCAGGCTTCGTATCCAGCCTTTTTCAACGGGCTATTAAGATTTCAGCATCCCCGCCTTTTTCAGAAATTCCATGAAACCGGCCTTTTCCAGGGCCATGGCCTCGCCGAAGGGGAGGGCCGCCCCCTTGCGGATGAGGTTCCTGACCACCCCGTTCATTTCAGCGTTGGTTGCGGCGATGTCCCGGCAGATTTCGAGAACACGGGGCAGAAGCGCCTCGCGGGGAACCACCTCGTTCACAAGGCCCGCCCGAAGGGCCGTTTGGGAGTCGATGAATTTGCACGTTAGCGACATCTGGCGGGCCATGCGAACCCCCACGGCCTGCCTCAGAAGCTGGGTCATGCCCCATCCCGGATGGATGCCTACCTTGGCGTGGCTGTCGCAAAAGGAGGCGTTTTCGGAGGCGATCAGAAAATCGCAGTTTAAGGCCAGCTCGAAGCCGCCCGTTATGGCGTGACCGTTCACGGCCCCCACAAGGGGCTTGGTGAGCCCGGCCACTAGGTCTAAAAGGTCCGTGCCGTCGCCCAGGGGGTCCATGAGGTTATCCGTGGAAAGCCGTGCAAGGTCCAAGCCCGAACAGAAGGAGTCGCCCGCGCCGGTGAGCACTATGGCCCGTACTGCGGGGTCGGCGTCGGCCTTTTTTAGAAGGGTGTAGAGGTTTTGAAGAAGGTCCTGGCTTATGGCGTTTCTGCGCTCCGGGCGGTTTAATGTGAGAACCGCCGTGGATTCGACAATCTCATAAAGCACGGTTGCGGGATTTTCCATGATGCTTCCTTTCGGATTCAATCGATGATTCCTCCGCCCAGAACGACGTCTCCGCTGTAAAAAACGGCTGTCTGGCCGGGGCTTAAGGCTTTTACGGGATGATCGAAATCAAGGCGCGCATTAGTTTCGCCCGTGGGGGTCAGAAGCGCTCCGCAGGGGCGGCTGCGGTAGCGGACCCTGGCCAAAACCCTTATGGGCGACAAAGGCGCGGGCTCTATCCAGTTGATGAGCGAAACAGTTGCGGAAAGGGCCGGAACCTCTTCCTCGTAACCCACCACGAGGCGGTTTTCGCCCGGTTCCAGGCGCAGCACGTAAAGGGGGCGGTCGGCGGCCACCCCCATGCCCCGGCGCTGGCCCACGGTATAGGAAAAAAGCCCGGAATGGGTTCCCAGAACCCTGCCTTTGGCGTCCGTTATGGGGCCGGGGCCGCCCGCCATGCCCCAGTCGGCCAGGATTTTCCGGTAATCGCCGCCTGGGGCGAAGCACACGTCCTGGCTTTCGGACCTGACGATTCCCGAAAGGCTGCGCGCACGGGCCATTTCGCGCACCTTATCCTTGGTGAGCCGGGCGAGGGGGAACAGGATATGTCCAAGGGCCTGTTTTTTCACCATGGCCAGAAAGTAGGACTGGTCCTTTGAGGCGTCCGCGCCCTTAACGAGGCTTGGGCGGCCTTGGGCATCCACGACGATTCCCGCGTAGTGGCCGGTGGCGAGGTGCGTCGCCCCCAGTTCCGTGACCTTTTCCAGGAGTGCGCCGAACTTGATATCCCGGTTGCAGGCAACGCAGGGGTTGGGAGTGCGGCCCCTTGCGTATTCCAGAACGAAAGGGCGCACAACGCTTTCGGTGAAGGCCTCCTTGAGGTCAAGGGCGTAAAGCTCGATCCCAAGGGTTTCTGCGGCCCTGCCAAGGGGGCCGTTGATGACGGAAGATGCTGTCTCGATTTCAGCGTCTTCGCCGATGTCGACGTCAGGCGGTTTTCCGCCCCTGGTGATGAAGTGGACCCCGAAAACCTCGTGGCCCTCGTCTTTAAGAATGGAGGCCGAAACCAGCGAGTCCACCCCTCCCGAAAGGGCGATGGCGACCCTGTGGCTCATTCGGAGTCGGAGTCGCCGTTTTCGGCGGGTCGAAGCTCCATGGCGTGGTAGGGGCACACGGAGACGCACATCTTGCAGACCGAGCATTTTTCCTGGTCAAAGATAACGCTCATCAAGGGCCGCTCGATGGACAGGGCCCCTGTGGGGCACACCGCCGTACAGGTGCCGCAGTGGACGCAGCGGTCGTCGTTTCTTCCTATCTGTTCGCCCGTGCTGGAAACCAGTATGCCCCGGTCCTTGAGGTAAAGAACCCCCTGGTCGAAGTTCTGGCGGCTTCCGGTTAGCTGGAGCACCATCTGGCCCTCCTTGCGGGGGGAGATGGAGGCGTTCAGAATCGTGAAGGTGAGATCGAAATTCTTGGCGAGGTTGCAGACAACCGGCTCCTGGACCGAATTTCTGGGAAACTTCAAGATGAGCATCTTGGAATACATGAGAACGAAACCTCCCGAAAGGGATGTGAGCCCGTTAAGCGGGCATGTCGGCCAGATCGAAACTTAAATGAGACGGCTTTGCCTGTCAAGGTCGCCTGTTCAATAACTTCAGGGCGATATCGAGGTTTTCCCGGGCCGCCTGGTTTTTGGGCTGCAATTGCGTGGCGCGCCTTAATTGTTCCACTGCGGCTTTTACCTCCCCCAGCCGCAGAAAGGCGTTTCCCAGGTTGTAGCGGGCCGCGAAAAAACCGGGG
It encodes the following:
- a CDS encoding 4Fe-4S dicluster domain-containing protein, which gives rise to MYSKMLILKFPRNSVQEPVVCNLAKNFDLTFTILNASISPRKEGQMVLQLTGSRQNFDQGVLYLKDRGILVSSTGEQIGRNDDRCVHCGTCTAVCPTGALSIERPLMSVIFDQEKCSVCKMCVSVCPYHAMELRPAENGDSDSE
- a CDS encoding enoyl-CoA hydratase; amino-acid sequence: MENPATVLYEIVESTAVLTLNRPERRNAISQDLLQNLYTLLKKADADPAVRAIVLTGAGDSFCSGLDLARLSTDNLMDPLGDGTDLLDLVAGLTKPLVGAVNGHAITGGFELALNCDFLIASENASFCDSHAKVGIHPGWGMTQLLRQAVGVRMARQMSLTCKFIDSQTALRAGLVNEVVPREALLPRVLEICRDIAATNAEMNGVVRNLIRKGAALPFGEAMALEKAGFMEFLKKAGMLKS
- the mnmA gene encoding tRNA 2-thiouridine(34) synthase MnmA, with protein sequence MSHRVAIALSGGVDSLVSASILKDEGHEVFGVHFITRGGKPPDVDIGEDAEIETASSVINGPLGRAAETLGIELYALDLKEAFTESVVRPFVLEYARGRTPNPCVACNRDIKFGALLEKVTELGATHLATGHYAGIVVDAQGRPSLVKGADASKDQSYFLAMVKKQALGHILFPLARLTKDKVREMARARSLSGIVRSESQDVCFAPGGDYRKILADWGMAGGPGPITDAKGRVLGTHSGLFSYTVGQRRGMGVAADRPLYVLRLEPGENRLVVGYEEEVPALSATVSLINWIEPAPLSPIRVLARVRYRSRPCGALLTPTGETNARLDFDHPVKALSPGQTAVFYSGDVVLGGGIID